From Argopecten irradians isolate NY chromosome 3, Ai_NY, whole genome shotgun sequence:
ttttcgggatgcaattaattatttttgatattttttaatcttgaagtaaaattagaaggttaaacttttcaatggtggtaatgttgttaacttttgtaactgaagaaaaatactaaatcgcctgctcctgtttttgatcgagaaaaatactatttgtggACCATCTTTAAGCATAATGCTATAATACATTGCATGAAGATACCTTGGGGGCAATTGCATGTTATATGCTGTTGAGAACATTTTTTCTGAGTTCATGGtaattttagaattaaaaaaatcaaaattgaagTTTCCATTGCATGATTCCTTACAAATTGAATATTAGagtaaaatgttttgtatatttacatggCCTGCTTACGATGATTACATCATAGGTTTAGTCTGTCACATATGAATCTCCTGGTTTTTGCATTTTAAAAGCAGGATTTAAAgctattcatatttattttatgtcattttccCACATAGCGCATAAAAATACGAACCTTTTactatacaaaaaaaatctgtgctgcaactaatgtttataagacaTTATTCTAATGTCATTAATTCATCCAACCTTATGAATTCTCATAGAATAGTGAAGAAAACACGTCAAATTTTTCTCTCGGTTACAGCACATATTAGTCGAGGATTGGGCACATTCAGAACTATTCCCCTTTTTTGTAAACCATTCCGTAATTTACTGGTTATGTAGGAGATTGTCACGGACTGATTGACAGGACACAGACACAATTACACATGTGTCATTTTACAGAACTTTAAGATAAATCTTGTTACTTTAAACTGAAATGGATTAAGAGTTGTTTTACTATACATTTGCCAGTAAAATCATACATAGTTATCAGGGGATATATATGATAAGTGAGAAAAATACATCATGAAGGTGGACAACTCGTtcataatgtttttaattttgaagcGTCCATGAACGTATATTACAGTGACATTAAACGATGTTCACATAATCTGATGACTGTCATCAAAACAAATTACCTTAACAAAAGTTAATAGATGAATAATTCATATTGAAAATCACATCTCAGGAAATATTCAAAGGTAGTCAGAATCATTATTCTTCCGTTCTATCATTTTTGTATATAGACCTTTAGTCGAATGCCTATATAAAAAGATGaaataacaaatgaaataatattttgaactAAAATGTTGCTGAATTGCTCATGACCTATGTAAAAAGACCATGGAACGGTTGAAGGATTAAGACTAGTACAAGATAGAGTCCAGAAAAAAAGTGACTTGTCTTTGTCTCACTGACCACATATGTCATGTATGAAGCAGGGAAGCGGCTCAAGAATATTGTCTTATACCAATGTAGTGAGGGAATATTTTTAAAAGACCGGACCAATAATGTTGAGATTGCTATGAGGAATGTTCCATGTGAACcaccaagatggcagccaccttcaaaagtcgtgcacgagtacgtcttcccactgcctgggaccgtatccGGCTGATAATGCATATAAGATGGGTTTTTTGGTTGGGGGATCCACTTTCCCACCGaatgctgaaggttcgttccgcTTTCAATCCTAAtaagattgctatggaatgttccatgtgAACCATCAAGGTGGCAGCCACCCTCAAAtgtcgtgcacgagcacgtcttctcgctgcctgggaccgtatacggctgatagtgtatataagatggggtttttggtaaggggaTCCACtgtcccccagagtgctgaaggttcgtccCGCTTTCAAACCTAAtaagattgctatggaatgttccgtGTGAACcaccaagatggcagccaccttatTTTTTACTTATTATGCATCGGAGATAAAAGGTTAATAAATGTGAGCGCAACTGAAGATTTGGTATTagtaaaatacattattatcgACAGTAAAACCCTCAGATGATCTATATAGATCTGGGCTTTAAATATTAACTTAAAAACTCcgcaaaaatagttatttaaaagaattaacaaaaaaatgacTTAATTTAATTTCGCTGCATCCGTCAAGACAGGTGACGCTTGAATAACTAATAACTGTCCAACTTTACTTTGCTTAAGCGCCCAATGTATTGATGATTAAGAGCATTCGCTTATCAAAGGACATCATGACATTTAagatgacattacaatatccCTGTTCATCTGAGAAAGGTTTGGCCcattaataaagatataatttcTGTAggaataataacatttttattagtGAAGAAAAGGTTGGAGCTAGGAAATAAAGATTATATTTGTGTAAGAAAGTTTGGACCTTGAAATACACATTTTAGGATAGGAGATAggaaatatacatatttctttttGTGTCAGAAGGTTTGGAGCCAGGAAATACACATTTCTATTATGGTTAGAAGGCTTGGTGATAGGAAATACAGATTCCTATTTGTGTTAGAAGGTTTCGAACCAGGAAATACATATTTCTGTTTTTCTTATCCTCCGAGTGTGTCCACGATGGAGTTCGGTAATTTATATGTAACACATGTTTTAATCTTTATATAACCCTGTCACGTAACGATCACATTAGTATTCTTAATTCATACAAAGTTGTCATACAAAAGAGTTGTAAACAAAAACTGAGTAAATGATTCACTTTGTCACGATCGATAGCACAACCGGTGCATTTACATATTCATTACGTTATTGTGCGTGTAATGACAGCTCAAGAAACGTGTTATTCGGTTAGTGTAACATAGTCCTTACttcatacttccaacctctcacaaAGCAAAAGCGTGGCCAATAAATATCTTGCTACCACAGTTGAGTACACACATGGCGATGAAAGGGGCTGAATCCCATTTTCATGGTCAATCAGGATTATTACATGACCATAAAAGGAGCTGGACATGTGTACAGTCAACCATGGTAACAAATGATGCTGTAAGAGAGGGGAGAGATTAGGTCAACAATAGACCAAGTAACAAAGCTGACGAGATATTTAAAAAGACAATGCAATAAGAAATCAAAATCTATTTAAAGAAACGTAAAAAGgctaaaataaattattgttttgattaatttattaatacTTGTCATATGGTAGCTGAATAGCAATTTCAACGTATGTAATGAAAAGTTTTTACTCACCATGCAAGAACCTTTACACAACAAATGACGCTTTGGAATTATACAGAtggaattgattttaaatacaatttacctACATTTAAAGTTTCCGACCATTTCGTTTTTCATTTAATGCTTTTTTTTCTTCCAATCTTTGAATAGAGCTTgataataatcctattgtttcGTACTGTACATATCCACTGAAAAGATTTTGGTGCAACATTTCGCATAATCAAAGTTTTTATCTCTACACATGGAAAAATCCTTGAGCTCCTTGCGATGGTTAATGACAAACTGATGTATTAACATTGAGCCAAGAACCCCTAGTACCGAAAAGTACTCACAAGCATATACTAGGTACAGGTAAACACAGAGAAATGGTAGAGTGGGCTATATGGATGAAAAAGTGTGTATTTTTCAATCAACCTGTCGCGGTTAAGAAGCATGCAGTAAGTCAGTTATTGGGTGATTTCTCGTCACTCGGGACTTATTACTCGAAAGCCATGCAATAACCTTTACATTTTACAGGAAATTGTGTGTTGATGAATCTtcacatgattagtgaaatttcTGTTTCGCATTTACAACAAAGCCTCTGAGTATATGTTCTTTAAAATCTAAGAATGGAATGCTTCAGAACTCAGAAATCGTTTTTATTGTGACTGGAAGATGCCGTCCATTAAATTGTAATTAGACTGATCACCTTTTGAAGAACTGAATCCTGAGATGTTTAGCCCTCGAAAACCAAAGGCACATATTACTTTCTCAAATAAAACCTTCAAACGTAAAAAACATACGGTTTATGAAATGTATACGAAATCTCACAATGTGTTTCAACGCTTTTTACCTGTTCTTCCACGCATTGGACCTCTCGTTCCTTACTTAAAGACAAAACCTGcagaaacatttttatatttattgatgAAAACATTTAGTTGctattaaataaaacattctCAATGCTCTTTTCATACTATCTATAAATGTCCGTACCTGTTCTGATGTAGCCTAATAGCATTTTCCTGTGCACAGCTATGTACACATTAAAATTGTCGTAAAGACCAATTAAAATTTCTCGGAAAGGAAAAATTAGAGCAGAAAACGACAACAATGTTCAGTGTAAGTAACATTTATTACCATAGTTATGACATACACACGGGTTTCCCCATCATATATCAAGAGTATACACACGAGTTTTCCCAAACGAAAAACTATTATGATGATTGTTATAACTAGATAGCCATACAGGTTAATCTAGTGTTGAACGAAAGTCTGATAGATCTTTGACAGAGAATAAAAGAAACATTACAATAGATGTGACATTGTCGTATTATTGTGACGATCAAATATAGTTCTTTTATATGACTCATGAAGGGATACAAAAACacataataaacaaaacatgtgatcCATACGACTCGTACACCATTAGGCGAGAAAAGAATGTTAACCCGTTTCATTCTATTTTACTTTGCCAAGTTTGACCAATTCATTTCCAAGCACATTCACCAAAGTTCAGACCATAGGAATACCGATATCATTTTATCCTTAGAACCATATAAATATGCTAATTATATACACTTCTTATCATATACAAATACCATCATCATAAATCACATTACGGATATCCCATGCAGTATTATTTCGTGGtcaataatgactctgtgacacAATATAAGACTCGAGATCGTTAAAAATGCCAAGCCTTCCATTTagtgaaatgttttgtttatcataCTTCGGAAGGGTGACTAAAAAGTAGCATGACATGGGTTCGTGTAAAACTTGAATTGTCTGTATTTAAGACGTATAAGAAAACGACATTAATTTCTCTGACAAAttaatgatgtaacaattaaAACCTGTTCGTTACAGCATGAATCAGAAACGATCTATATCACTCAGAGAAAGAAAACCGACTGTCTAACTGAAGTAGAATTGAAGACAAGAACCAACTATCTCTTGACACATCGAAGCACCATCCTTAAAACTTCAGGGGTTAACTATCACTTTTGTTATTTCCACCCCTGAACATAGTTAAACTGAAAGCAGTTCAGGagagaaaaaactgaccaattacATGTCTGTAAGGACTTTCAATGTAGAAATACAAATTTCGACGTCTTACATCAAAACCAAACAGTTTCCGTAATTTggttcttttgatgtgcatcaaaggaccaaactacctgtctcatctgTTGTCGCAGTGAGAGCCTTCAGTTGCTATGACATAATCCAGTATATAACAAGTGATAATTACCCCTGAAATATTGAGGATGACTAAAAAAATGGACTGGACAATGCAGTTAATATAACCATGGTCAGCCTTAATTTTACGATGTATTCTTTATAGATGACTCATATAATTTTCGTTATCGACAATATGATTTCCCACATCCGGTTCGTTGTCATTGGTTACGCTACCTATGTTTTCATATGGATGATCTGACGATTCCTCCGCTTTATCCATGCTGGACGTTTTGCCATCCAACATCTTATCTAAGGTCTCGTAGTGATTACCAAATGTCTCACGAGATCCACTATCCTTGATGAAAGCGTTGTTAGAATATCCCTGTTTTTCATCCGATTGAAATCCTTTGATATCTTGATTTAGGTAGCCATTTGTCAGAACCTGACGCTTATATTGTTTCCGGTGTTCTTTAATAAGTGGTATAACATTAACTTCCGGTCCTATTAGCGACAGAATGACCGGCAATAGGAACATGGAATGAGCAAATCCGAACAACATGACCAAGAACATCAGTTTGAAAAAAGACTGAAATATGTACGAGGAAGAGAATGCTAGAACGACCACACCGAGAATTGTCGAAATTGCAGCATTAAATATGGGTCCTCCAGACCGAGTTATTGCAGCGCTGACCATGGAGTTTCTGCACGTGCCCTCCATACAGATATACGCATGACATATATGTGCACTGAAGTCTACTGAGAACCCAATACTCATTATGAGATGGATCATCGTAACAGAACTAAGGGTCAAGTCCCAGAAATACATAAAACCAAACAATCCAAGTAAAATCATGATCATGGTCAGGCCCACCAGTGCCACGAGCAAGGGGTGAGGCATGAACAGCGTCGTTATAATAATCATGACTACTACAGCGATTCCGATCGTGATAAGGGTACTTGGTAGTATGGCCACGTACTGCTCAAAGTAAACAAATGGTGCAGAATGGGCAAATAAATCCAGCTCTGATTCAGCGGCTATTTCCCTCATCCGGAGCATCATATTACCCTGTTCTGTAGAATGCTTGAGGTTTTTGGTAATTACGTTGAATCGGGAGGCGACAATGCTTCCATTGTCGtcaaatattacattgttaATGAGGTCAGGCCTATATTGTAGGTATAATTTTACACCTTCTACAAATACACTTGCATTGTTACCTAGCAGTTGGGAAAACACCGACTCACGGAATTGGTGCAGCCAATTCCACTCCGGAACATAAGTCACCATTTCTGTTTCATTCTTTAACGTGTCCACCAGAGCGTCAATGTGTCTTAGTGTGGTTGTATCTGTGTAGTTAAGAGTCGTCGGGAAGACGAAGGAGACGAGCATCTGTGTGGTGAAGTATTCCTCGTCCCACACTGCATATTTGTGATAATATGATCTCTGGTCGGCTAAATTGCTAAGTTTGAGTCCTTGTTTTACATGCATGGTTCCATAAATAGAAAACCCGAGgtaaatacaaaaacatatgatAATGAGCACCTTACAGGGCGGGAAAAGCACGAAACGCTGCAACACAAACTTGGGGAAACGCTCCAATGGACTTTCATTATCACTCCTGGATTGAGGTGGAGATCCTCCACAACAGCGGACCACGCGCCGAGACTTGCCCTGGGACTGAAGGGACTCCCGAGACTCTATAGGCAGACAGGTGAGACAGTGCCTCCGCCCAACCACGCGTCTTTCATTCAATACCATGCATGGCACAAAGAACATTAGCTGGTTCATGTAGCACACAAGCACGCCAACCCCTGGATGATgggaaaatatataaataaaagaaaaaaatagtcgAATAGGATATGCATTTATATGAtagttgagtggttatataaTAAGTTATAAAAACATGACTGTGCTGTAAACTACATCACCAAAACTGTAGTATATCTGGTATTCCTacattattaaacattaaatcaaACATGTATCATATCTGGAATTCCTACATTAACGATTCCataacaaaacaagaggcccaaagggccttaacggtcatctgactacctgggcaatagtaaaattaataatataagcTGTCATTTTATCAGGTCCATGTAAGGATagttttcaatttctttcaacaaattttatttcaaacaagaggcccaagggccttaacatttaggaaattaattagatatagtttcatggtagccatcttcgatttgggatcaaccagagatgtaacaatactttgtcaggaccatgtcaggatcatttcaggcagaTTTTAgccagaacttgagaagaagttcaaaatgtgttttcaagacagcggctgtggcggccatcttggatttcagaccgacccgaaaaataacaacattttgtcagaaccatgtcaggatcatttcatgcaagtttcagcaaaatcacACCGGTAAactcttgagaagaagttcaaaatgtgctttaaagatggcggctgtggtggccatctctgatttcggatcgacccgaaaaataacaacactttgtcgggaccatgtcaggattatttcatgcaagtttcagccaaatcgcaccggtagaacttgagaagaagttcaaattgtgttttaaagatggcggctgtggtggccatcttgaatttcggatcaacccgataaaataacaacactttgtcgggaccatgtcaggatcatttcatgcaagtttcagccaaatcgcactggtagaacttgagaagaagttcaaaatgtgttttcaagatggcagctatGGCAGCTATGGCAGctatggcagccatcttggacttcagatcgaccgaaaaataacaacactttgtcgggaccatgtcaggatcatttcatgcaagtttcgcCAAATCGCATGGTAGagcttgagaagaagttcaaaatgtgttttcaagatggcggctttggcggccatcttggatttcagatcgacccgaaaaataacaacactttgtcgggaccatgtcaggatcatttcgtgcaagtttcagccaaacgCATGTAgaattgagaagaagttcaaaattgtTTAAGAGGtgggccatcttggaaaatcggacaacagaaaaaaagtttaagaACACATTTGTCGATCGACCAAAAACACacttgtcgggaccatgtcaggatcatttcatgcaagtttcagccaaatcgcactggtagaacttgagaagaagttcaaaatgtgttttcaagatggcggctttggcggccatcttggatttcagatcgacccgaaaaataacaacactttgtcgggaccatatcaggatcaattcatgcaagtttcagccaaatcgcactggaagaacttgagaagaagttcaaaatgagttttcaagatggctgcaggggcggccatcttggatttcagatcgacccaaaaaataacaacactttgtcgggaccatgtcaggctcatttcatgtaagtttcagctaaatcgcactggtagaacttgagaagaagttcaaaatgtgaaaagttaacgcacggcagACGatgacggacgaaacatgacgactaaaGGTCAttctgacccttcgggtcagatgacctagatatagaaagataaataattaaacaagTCTTCATTGCTTTTTAGACTTTTTTGGAAAATATGTCTAGCACGTTATAATAAATTCGGAGAAGTTAAAAATGGTAAGTCGATAACCTATTAACTGAAGAGAGTTAGAAGATATTCAAATAATATGATGTAAGCATATTTCTTTTGTGAGATACCTGTATACAAGCAGAAATTCCTGACACTGAGGAAGACTGATGAGGCCCCGATAGCGAAGGCCAGGAAGTCCGTGAGCGACGTTATAGTGATGGCCACGCCACTAGTCCTCAGGGTCTGTTTCATTTTGTCCTCGATACTGTAGGAGGTCGGAGCATCAGCTAGACCCGAGAGCAGTATAAACATGTCGTCTAGCCCTATACCTGTATGTAATACAAACGATTTCCATTAATTCGAGATCCATACAAAAGACAACACAAATGACATATATGACGAAGCGGTAAGAGTCAATCGACATTCGTCGTCTGTTCCTAGGCATCGGGATGTGCAAGATCAAGACTTCCATAACTAATATGCTTCCATTTTTTTTAGCAAATATAGTGTATAGTCGAATTGTATTATATCAGAAACAGTAACTGTAAGATAATCTATTGTAGATTGTCATTGCTGCGGTTTCACACTTGACAGAAAGTAAGAGGAATTAGATTTGCTATTCTCCCATTCTTGACAGGGTTATTCCGCGgatgctagggaaaagataactaaTTTTTACCGGGGTAGGGCAAAGACacctcacacgcgctagacagtgacgtcatcaatacatgcgacGACCATTTTTACGCACATGAACGTATATATCAActtaattttcatcatttttcgtTAAAGTATAGAGAAAAAGAATTTTAgatgggcctgtcaggtggacagggatatctcaaacttcgtgaaagattttgaccatcaacccgaggcttgccagccaaaatctttcattcaggttgaaatatccctgtccacctgacaggcccatgtaagattctattatcatCCTCTTTGTATTTTGGCTGTAACAATCTACCAAACTAT
This genomic window contains:
- the LOC138319248 gene encoding patched domain-containing protein 3-like, with translation MKVGEFYVKYEKRVGAIFERYGSFATHYPWYLIVVCLMLNTLMAIGLMRVKSESHVEVLYTPMGSQAYTERAAVSHLFPDESGINFNMLSLVDLGMYGQVMIRTRDGSTILNDTLLEEVETIDGYINGISVQDPDTDQEKFYADVCALDADGCGIYGKILFTNTFRSRMHINNISYPKFNREAIAPIFGNTTVENGTLIYASMVKLRYYLRTDTAENRYLSRQWERAFVESMENLVTNMTEVAYEHSDSLNVELNGNTAGRDTGLFSITFTIMLFYAGFATSGGDCISQRQNLGRAGVLTTLLSIAASFGLVSGFGVKFVNIVGVMPFLLVGIGLDDMFILLSGLADAPTSYSIEDKMKQTLRTSGVAITITSLTDFLAFAIGASSVFLSVRNFCLYTGVGVLVCYMNQLMFFVPCMVLNERRVVGRRHCLTCLPIESRESLQSQGKSRRVVRCCGGSPPQSRSDNESPLERFPKFVLQRFVLFPPCKVLIIICFCIYLGFSIYGTMHVKQGLKLSNLADQRSYYHKYAVWDEEYFTTQMLVSFVFPTTLNYTDTTTLRHIDALVDTLKNETEMVTYVPEWNWLHQFRESVFSQLLGNNASVFVEGVKLYLQYRPDLINNVIFDDNGSIVASRFNVITKNLKHSTEQGNMMLRMREIAAESELDLFAHSAPFVYFEQYVAILPSTLITIGIAVVVMIIITTLFMPHPLLVALVGLTMIMILLGLFGFMYFWDLTLSSVTMIHLIMSIGFSVDFSAHICHAYICMEGTCRNSMVSAAITRSGGPIFNAAISTILGVVVLAFSSSYIFQSFFKLMFLVMLFGFAHSMFLLPVILSLIGPEVNVIPLIKEHRKQYKRQVLTNGYLNQDIKGFQSDEKQGYSNNAFIKDSGSRETFGNHYETLDKMLDGKTSSMDKAEESSDHPYENIGSVTNDNEPDVGNHIVDNENYMSHL